The genomic segment GATGGAGCTGGTGGTCGTCACCGGCGTCTCCGGAGGCGGCCGGTCCACCGTCGCCCGCGCGCTGGAGAACGTCGGCTACTACGTCGTGGACAACCTGCCGCAGGCGCTGATGGTCACCATGGCCGAGCTGGCTTACCGCTCGGGCGGCGCGACCCGGCGCACCGCGATGGTGCTGGACGTGCGCAGTCGCGCGTTCTCCACCGACCTGGCCGGCGCGGTGCGCGCCCTGCGTGAGCGCGGGTTCCGGCCACACGTGGTGTTCGTGGACGCCGACGACGAGGTGCTGATCCGCCGGTTCGAGTCGGTCCGGCGCTCGCATCCGCTGCAGGGCGAGGGCCGGCTCGCGGACGGCATCGCGGCCGAGCGGTCGCTGCTCGCGGGGGCCCGCGCGGAGTCCGACGTGCTCATCGACACCAGCCAGCTCAACGTCAACCAGTTGCGGGCCCGGGTGGAGGAGCTGTTCGGCACGCCGGACGTGCGCACCCTGCGGATCACCGTGCTGTCGTTCGGCTTCAAGTACGGCCTGCCGCCGGACGCCGACTTCGTGGTCGACGCGCGCTTCTTGCCGAA from the Actinocatenispora thailandica genome contains:
- the rapZ gene encoding RNase adapter RapZ, which produces MELVVVTGVSGGGRSTVARALENVGYYVVDNLPQALMVTMAELAYRSGGATRRTAMVLDVRSRAFSTDLAGAVRALRERGFRPHVVFVDADDEVLIRRFESVRRSHPLQGEGRLADGIAAERSLLAGARAESDVLIDTSQLNVNQLRARVEELFGTPDVRTLRITVLSFGFKYGLPPDADFVVDARFLPNPFWVPELRDHTGLQPDVSAYVLGQPGAQTFVSGYAELIGASAAGFEREGKRYLTVAVGCTGGKHRSVAIGEALAGRLRDAGLAAHAQHRDLGRE